Proteins encoded by one window of uncultured Campylobacter sp.:
- a CDS encoding aldehyde dehydrogenase family protein, producing MATIQPSYKLFIDGEFVGAEGGASLDVFNPATGEKISKIADASKADVDRAVAAARKAFESFRRTSVYERSALLNKIADVLEQNAEFIATVETIDNGKPIRETRAVDVAWSIEHFRYFAGVILGEEGSANMLKERYLSVVLREPIGVVGQIVPWNFPFLMGAWKLAPLIAAGDTCVFKPSSETSLSILEFIRLIAPLLPKGVINVVTGKGSKAGEFVRTHKGLDKLAFTGSTEVGRGIALAAAQKIIPATLELGGKSANIIFDDCDFDVAIDGVQLGILFNQGQVCCAGSRIFVQEGIYDKFVPALVEKFKRIKVGDPLDPNTQMGCQINKKQADKILEYVKIGVEEGAKIAVGGKRHSAGEAFVEPTLLVDVRNDMRVAQEEIFGPVGVVIKFKDQDELVRMANDSLYGLGGAVFTRDIAKALTVARLLETGRVWVNTYNQIHAGAPFGGYKESGIGRETHKMILEHYTQTKNIYIDTISKPSGFYEQ from the coding sequence ATGGCTACAATCCAACCAAGCTATAAGCTTTTCATTGACGGCGAGTTTGTGGGTGCCGAAGGCGGCGCGAGCCTAGACGTTTTTAATCCCGCTACCGGCGAGAAAATTTCAAAGATCGCAGATGCTAGCAAGGCGGACGTCGATAGAGCGGTCGCCGCGGCGCGCAAGGCGTTTGAGAGCTTTCGTCGCACCAGCGTTTATGAGCGCAGCGCGCTACTAAACAAGATCGCCGACGTCCTAGAGCAAAACGCCGAGTTCATCGCGACCGTAGAGACTATCGATAACGGCAAGCCGATCCGCGAGACGCGCGCGGTCGACGTAGCGTGGTCGATCGAGCATTTCCGCTATTTTGCGGGCGTGATTTTGGGTGAGGAGGGCAGCGCCAATATGTTAAAAGAGCGCTATCTATCCGTCGTCTTGCGCGAGCCGATCGGCGTAGTAGGACAGATCGTGCCGTGGAATTTCCCGTTTTTGATGGGCGCGTGGAAGCTCGCTCCGCTGATTGCCGCGGGCGATACGTGCGTATTTAAGCCAAGCTCCGAAACCAGCCTCAGCATTTTGGAGTTCATCCGCCTAATCGCGCCGCTACTTCCAAAGGGCGTCATCAACGTCGTAACCGGCAAGGGAAGCAAAGCAGGCGAGTTCGTCCGCACTCACAAAGGGCTCGATAAGCTCGCATTTACGGGCTCGACCGAGGTCGGCAGAGGCATCGCGCTAGCTGCGGCGCAAAAGATCATCCCCGCTACGCTTGAGCTTGGCGGCAAGAGCGCGAATATCATCTTTGACGATTGTGACTTCGATGTTGCGATCGACGGCGTGCAGCTGGGCATCCTTTTCAACCAAGGCCAAGTCTGCTGCGCGGGAAGTAGAATCTTCGTGCAGGAGGGCATCTACGATAAATTCGTACCGGCGCTCGTGGAGAAATTTAAGCGTATCAAGGTGGGCGATCCGCTCGATCCGAATACCCAGATGGGATGCCAGATCAACAAAAAGCAAGCCGATAAAATTTTAGAGTACGTAAAAATCGGCGTAGAAGAGGGCGCCAAGATCGCCGTGGGCGGCAAGCGACATAGCGCGGGAGAGGCTTTCGTCGAGCCTACGCTACTCGTGGACGTGCGCAACGACATGCGCGTGGCGCAGGAGGAGATATTCGGTCCTGTGGGCGTCGTGATTAAATTTAAAGATCAAGACGAGCTCGTCCGCATGGCAAACGACAGCCTCTATGGACTAGGCGGTGCCGTATTTACGCGCGACATCGCAAAGGCGCTCACGGTTGCACGCCTGCTTGAGACGGGTCGCGTGTGGGTCAATACCTACAACCAGATCCACGCAGGCGCGCCGTTTGGCGGCTACAAAGAATCGGGCATCGGTCGCGAGACGCACAAGATGATCCTGGAGCACTATACCCAGACCAAAAATATCTACATCGACACGATCTCCAAACCGAGCGGCTTTTACGAGCAGTAA
- a CDS encoding ATP-binding protein: protein MINLSKKLLRRVGQTNAKYKMFERGDKILLALSGGKDSMSLAHVLKHFQSVSPLDWEFRAVTVTYGIGEDLREISAHFKEHEIPYEIIDTKIFEFGKEKIRANTTFCSFCSRMRRGYIYSYALEHGFNKIAIAHHLDDAAESFFMNFTFNGALRTLAPRYIAENGLVIIRPFILTRERQIAACARDNELPIMREEEVCPARQYGGKEPTARAATKELLAQYEKAHPRFFISLQAAFANIHEETFFEPKF from the coding sequence ATGATAAACCTCTCCAAAAAACTACTTCGCCGCGTCGGACAAACCAACGCCAAATATAAGATGTTCGAGCGCGGCGATAAAATTTTACTAGCTCTTAGCGGCGGTAAGGACAGCATGAGTCTGGCGCACGTGCTGAAGCACTTCCAAAGCGTAAGCCCGCTAGATTGGGAATTTCGAGCCGTCACCGTCACCTACGGTATCGGCGAGGATCTGCGCGAGATAAGCGCCCATTTTAAAGAGCACGAGATCCCCTATGAGATAATCGATACTAAAATTTTTGAATTCGGCAAGGAAAAGATCCGCGCAAACACCACGTTTTGCAGCTTTTGCTCGCGTATGAGGCGCGGATACATCTACTCTTACGCGCTTGAGCACGGCTTTAATAAGATCGCCATCGCCCACCACCTCGATGACGCCGCGGAGAGCTTTTTTATGAATTTCACCTTCAACGGCGCGCTTCGAACTCTCGCTCCGCGCTATATCGCCGAAAACGGGCTCGTGATCATCCGTCCGTTCATTCTCACGCGCGAGCGCCAAATCGCCGCCTGTGCTAGAGATAACGAGCTTCCGATCATGCGCGAGGAGGAGGTTTGCCCCGCGAGGCAATACGGCGGCAAGGAGCCCACTGCGCGCGCCGCTACGAAGGAGCTTTTGGCGCAGTACGAAAAGGCCCATCCGAGGTTTTTTATCAGCCTGCAAGCCGCCTTTGCCAACATCCACGAAGAGACCTTTTTCGAGCCTAAATTTTAA
- a CDS encoding 5'-methylthioadenosine/adenosylhomocysteine nucleosidase has product MKVAILGAMPEEIEPLLSALRERGVSVEATEHANNKFYAAKLNGHDLVIAYSKIGKVNSALTATVMIERFGARALIFTGVAGALKHGIKIGEILYATSLVQHDLDITAFGHPHGFVPGSKISVQTDAKLNSIAQSVAEQLGITLKSGVIASGDQFVGDEERKSWIERTFDASAVEMEGASVAQVCDALGVPFCVLRAISDEAGHKAEFDFDEFMVKSAQTSANFVLKMIERL; this is encoded by the coding sequence ATGAAAGTAGCGATCTTGGGCGCTATGCCAGAAGAGATCGAGCCGCTACTATCCGCACTGCGCGAGCGGGGCGTGAGCGTGGAGGCTACGGAGCATGCGAATAATAAATTCTACGCCGCCAAGCTTAACGGTCACGATCTAGTGATCGCATATTCGAAGATCGGCAAGGTAAATTCCGCCCTGACCGCTACGGTTATGATCGAAAGATTCGGCGCGCGCGCGCTCATTTTTACGGGCGTCGCGGGGGCTTTGAAGCACGGCATTAAGATCGGCGAAATTTTATACGCCACCTCGCTCGTGCAGCACGATCTGGACATCACGGCGTTTGGGCATCCGCACGGATTCGTGCCCGGAAGTAAAATTTCAGTCCAAACCGACGCGAAGCTAAACTCTATCGCGCAAAGCGTCGCCGAGCAGCTAGGCATCACGCTAAAATCTGGCGTCATCGCTAGCGGCGATCAGTTCGTGGGCGATGAGGAGCGTAAGAGCTGGATCGAGCGGACGTTTGATGCGAGCGCGGTCGAGATGGAGGGGGCTAGCGTAGCGCAGGTGTGCGACGCGCTGGGTGTGCCGTTTTGCGTGCTGCGCGCGATAAGCGACGAGGCGGGACACAAAGCCGAGTTCGATTTTGACGAGTTTATGGTAAAAAGCGCGCAGACGAGCGCAAATTTTGTCTTAAAAATGATCGAAAGGTTATGA
- the fabD gene encoding ACP S-malonyltransferase, whose protein sequence is MKFAFIFPGQGSQSVGMGREFYDSSDPARALLDEASDFTGIDFKNLLFEPNDKLDVSEFTQPAIALNSMMALAALQERADQEKLNIAPQFLLGHSLGEFSALSAAGGIEPKQMLKLVNIRGRLMQSACEGKGAGMMVILALADEAVEKICADATSAGKQVWAANYNCDGQIVVAGKKDDLAALEGEFKAVGAKRAMLLNMSVASHCPMLQSASNELLEFLRPALKESFAPVIANATARAYRTKSEALELLKAQLISPVLYKQSIKNYESETDCFVEFGAAVLKGINKKITQKPTFSITDLASLDEFLKFAKENG, encoded by the coding sequence ATGAAATTTGCTTTTATCTTCCCCGGACAGGGTAGCCAAAGCGTAGGCATGGGCAGGGAGTTTTACGATAGCTCCGATCCTGCGCGCGCGCTTTTGGATGAGGCTTCAGACTTTACGGGCATCGATTTTAAAAATTTACTGTTTGAGCCCAACGACAAACTTGACGTTTCGGAATTTACGCAGCCTGCTATCGCGCTAAATTCTATGATGGCGCTTGCGGCGCTACAAGAAAGAGCGGATCAAGAAAAGCTTAACATCGCTCCGCAGTTTTTGCTCGGACATTCGCTGGGCGAGTTTAGCGCGCTAAGCGCTGCGGGAGGGATAGAGCCGAAGCAGATGTTAAAGCTAGTAAATATTCGCGGCAGGCTCATGCAGAGCGCCTGCGAGGGCAAAGGCGCCGGAATGATGGTGATCTTGGCTCTTGCCGACGAGGCGGTTGAAAAAATTTGCGCGGATGCGACGAGCGCAGGCAAGCAGGTTTGGGCGGCGAATTATAATTGCGACGGACAGATTGTAGTCGCGGGCAAAAAAGATGATCTCGCAGCGCTTGAGGGCGAGTTTAAAGCCGTGGGCGCAAAGCGCGCAATGCTACTTAATATGAGCGTCGCGAGCCACTGCCCGATGCTACAAAGCGCCAGCAACGAGCTTTTGGAATTTTTGCGCCCCGCGTTAAAAGAGAGCTTTGCCCCCGTCATCGCTAACGCCACGGCGCGCGCATATAGGACGAAATCCGAAGCGCTGGAGCTGCTTAAAGCTCAGCTTATCAGTCCCGTGCTTTACAAACAAAGCATCAAAAATTACGAGAGCGAGACGGATTGCTTCGTCGAGTTCGGCGCGGCGGTTTTAAAAGGTATAAACAAAAAGATCACGCAAAAGCCGACCTTCAGCATCACGGATCTTGCGAGCTTAGACGAGTTTTTGAAATTTGCAAAGGAGAACGGATGA
- a CDS encoding FKBP-type peptidyl-prolyl cis-trans isomerase, whose amino-acid sequence MANNRVIKMHYELKDGKTGEILESNLNSDPIAFLSGKDQIIQKLEDEILNLQAGESKTVRISPSDGVGEYKEDAVQILPKEQFAGIDLVVGMELFGQAEDGATTRVSVKAIGEQDVTIDFNHPFAGKELEFNIKIVENREATADEILTGQPEGAHSCGCGHNHHHEGHECCGGHGHDHAEDHECCGGHGHADGHECCGGHDHGKDHECCGGHHHEH is encoded by the coding sequence ATGGCTAACAACCGAGTTATAAAGATGCATTATGAGCTAAAAGATGGCAAAACCGGCGAAATTTTAGAGTCAAATTTAAACTCCGACCCGATCGCCTTTCTTAGCGGCAAGGATCAAATCATCCAAAAACTGGAAGATGAAATTTTAAATCTACAAGCGGGCGAGAGCAAAACGGTTCGCATAAGCCCGAGCGACGGGGTCGGCGAGTATAAAGAGGACGCCGTGCAGATCCTACCTAAAGAGCAGTTTGCGGGCATCGATCTGGTCGTTGGTATGGAGCTTTTCGGACAGGCGGAGGACGGCGCGACTACCCGCGTGAGCGTCAAAGCTATCGGCGAGCAGGACGTCACTATCGACTTTAACCACCCGTTTGCGGGCAAGGAGCTGGAATTTAATATAAAGATCGTCGAGAACCGCGAAGCGACGGCAGACGAAATTCTTACCGGGCAGCCGGAGGGCGCGCACAGCTGCGGCTGCGGACACAACCATCATCACGAGGGGCACGAGTGCTGCGGCGGACATGGACACGATCACGCAGAGGATCACGAGTGTTGCGGAGGTCACGGACATGCAGATGGCCATGAATGCTGCGGAGGTCACGATCATGGAAAAGATCACGAGTGCTGCGGCGGGCACCACCACGAGCATTAG
- a CDS encoding tetratricopeptide repeat protein, with product MQTSVDNTRESVEGLRSVLEGTNSKISNLENRVADLEIRTTGKSQGNSELDQMKRDIATIKAQIAEINKKLGSGSGVKKNAELDAGTASVPASTKSDSDFKSKDQASVLKEADALYVKKDYSGAKERYNYLVSKNYKPAKANYMLGEISYFSGSYAEAINYYKKSISHNESQDYTPKLLYHTAISFDKIGDKDSANKFYKALKASYPDSKEAKAAPTR from the coding sequence ATGCAAACTAGTGTAGATAATACACGCGAGAGTGTCGAAGGTTTGCGAAGCGTCCTTGAAGGAACAAATTCTAAAATTTCTAACCTGGAAAACAGGGTGGCGGATCTAGAAATTCGTACTACGGGCAAAAGCCAAGGCAACAGCGAGCTAGATCAGATGAAACGAGATATCGCAACTATAAAAGCCCAAATTGCTGAAATCAATAAAAAATTAGGTAGTGGCAGTGGCGTAAAAAAAAACGCTGAATTAGACGCAGGTACTGCTTCGGTCCCTGCTAGTACAAAATCAGATTCCGATTTTAAATCAAAAGATCAGGCTTCAGTATTGAAAGAGGCTGACGCTTTATATGTCAAAAAAGACTATTCCGGCGCAAAAGAGCGCTACAATTATTTAGTATCTAAAAATTACAAGCCCGCTAAGGCAAATTACATGCTGGGCGAAATTTCATATTTCTCCGGCTCATACGCAGAAGCGATAAACTATTATAAAAAGAGCATCTCGCACAACGAGAGCCAAGACTACACCCCAAAGCTACTCTATCACACCGCGATTAGCTTCGATAAGATCGGCGATAAAGACAGCGCAAATAAATTCTACAAAGCGTTAAAGGCTTCATACCCGGACTCCAAAGAAGCCAAAGCCGCGCCCACTAGATAA
- a CDS encoding OmpA family protein, translated as MKHLVLSSIAVAALLLSGCSKKTPEADTTSTSDADRLAALASQIQSEVGTVYFDFDKFNIRADQQGTINNNAALFNQAGAESLTVKVEGNCDEWGSDEYNYALGLKRATAAKDALVAQGVNESRISVVSYGESNMACTEHSKECDAQNRRDEFKVGF; from the coding sequence ATGAAACATTTAGTTTTATCTTCGATAGCAGTTGCTGCTCTATTATTGAGCGGTTGTTCTAAAAAGACCCCAGAGGCCGATACTACAAGCACAAGTGATGCAGATAGACTAGCTGCTTTGGCATCTCAGATCCAAAGTGAAGTTGGCACTGTTTATTTCGACTTTGATAAATTTAATATTAGAGCCGATCAACAAGGCACAATCAATAATAACGCAGCTCTATTCAATCAAGCAGGCGCAGAGTCTCTAACTGTTAAAGTTGAGGGTAACTGCGATGAGTGGGGTTCTGATGAGTACAACTATGCTCTTGGTCTAAAGAGAGCTACTGCAGCTAAAGACGCATTGGTTGCTCAAGGCGTAAATGAGAGCAGAATTTCCGTAGTAAGCTACGGTGAGAGCAATATGGCTTGCACAGAGCATTCTAAAGAGTGCGACGCTCAAAACAGACGCGACGAATTCAAAGTTGGATTCTAA
- the tolB gene encoding Tol-Pal system protein TolB, with the protein MKKLLLILAFCSSIFAADATMSIVNEGVNLPKIVVQDASNLANSEFGNKFFKLMVGDLKVGATFEVSDEYLQSSYDAGASDNLGSSGAALIVRYAVSDKSSPMSLKAKVLEANSGRVMYEKSFTLSNAEKYPFLAHMAVSEIVKQLGYSNVDWMKEMILLSRYTSTRESEIMVADYTLTYQQVVLRGGLNIFPKWASAAQNEFYYTYYINKNTPAIYKFNLSNGSKSKIFTGHGMTIASDVSADGRKLLITNAPKDQADIYLYDIASGSAKQITDYAGIDVNGNFIDGDSRVAFVSDRLGYPNVFATSINGGNVQQLVYHGKNNNSISTNGNYVTYSSRDGGGGFNIYLISTQTDMIRQLTASGKNMFPRFSSDGGSIMFIKQDGGGSSVGIIRVNENKSFQFPLRVGKIQSVDW; encoded by the coding sequence ATGAAGAAACTACTTTTGATTCTTGCATTTTGTAGTAGCATTTTCGCGGCAGATGCGACTATGTCTATCGTAAACGAAGGGGTAAATCTCCCTAAAATCGTTGTTCAGGATGCATCGAATCTTGCGAATTCAGAATTTGGCAACAAATTCTTTAAACTTATGGTGGGCGATCTAAAGGTTGGCGCGACTTTTGAAGTCAGCGACGAGTATCTACAAAGCAGCTATGATGCGGGCGCTTCCGACAATCTAGGCTCTAGCGGTGCCGCTCTTATCGTGCGTTACGCAGTAAGTGATAAAAGCTCGCCGATGAGCCTAAAAGCCAAAGTGCTTGAGGCAAACAGCGGCAGGGTGATGTACGAGAAGAGCTTTACGCTTTCAAATGCCGAGAAATATCCATTTTTAGCCCATATGGCGGTATCTGAGATCGTCAAGCAGTTAGGCTATTCAAATGTCGATTGGATGAAGGAGATGATTTTGCTCTCTCGCTACACTTCGACGCGTGAGAGCGAGATTATGGTAGCGGATTATACGCTTACCTACCAGCAGGTGGTGCTTCGTGGCGGATTAAATATCTTCCCTAAATGGGCAAGCGCGGCGCAGAACGAATTTTATTACACCTATTACATCAATAAAAATACCCCTGCTATCTATAAATTTAATCTATCCAACGGTAGCAAGAGTAAAATTTTTACCGGTCACGGCATGACGATCGCATCCGATGTCAGCGCAGACGGCAGAAAGCTACTTATTACGAACGCGCCCAAGGATCAAGCCGATATTTATTTATATGATATAGCCTCGGGCAGCGCTAAGCAAATTACTGATTACGCTGGCATTGATGTAAATGGAAATTTTATCGACGGCGATTCGCGCGTGGCTTTTGTGAGCGATCGTCTGGGTTATCCAAATGTATTTGCCACTAGCATAAACGGCGGCAACGTTCAGCAGCTCGTCTATCACGGCAAAAATAACAACTCCATCAGCACAAATGGCAATTACGTTACTTACTCTAGTCGCGACGGCGGGGGCGGATTTAATATATATTTAATCTCTACCCAAACCGATATGATTCGCCAGTTAACGGCTAGCGGCAAAAATATGTTTCCTAGATTTTCTAGCGATGGCGGCAGCATTATGTTTATCAAGCAAGACGGCGGCGGAAGCTCGGTAGGTATTATCAGAGTTAACGAGAATAAAAGTTTCCAATTTCCGTTAAGAGTGGGTAAAATTCAATCGGTTGATTGGTAA
- a CDS encoding TonB C-terminal domain-containing protein has protein sequence MKRLFCIFAFCCMLFAADSEHNFIYERNSVSQKSGKIQISKELDAYFSQMASKLQALWTKYQTGISDEARVRIEFSNNGRVLNYQILELGRSTEFTQKLRKFLDELPKRSFTKSPDNKSHTFEMVLSDVAN, from the coding sequence GTGAAGAGACTTTTTTGTATTTTTGCCTTTTGCTGTATGCTTTTTGCAGCGGATTCAGAACATAATTTTATTTATGAAAGAAATTCCGTTTCGCAAAAATCTGGTAAAATTCAAATTTCAAAGGAGCTAGATGCTTATTTTTCGCAGATGGCGTCGAAATTGCAAGCTCTATGGACGAAGTATCAAACAGGTATTTCCGATGAGGCTAGAGTCCGCATAGAATTTAGCAACAATGGACGAGTTTTAAATTATCAAATTTTAGAGCTTGGGCGTAGCACAGAATTTACCCAAAAGCTAAGGAAATTTTTAGATGAGCTTCCTAAGCGAAGCTTTACAAAATCACCGGATAATAAATCTCACACATTTGAAATGGTATTATCCGACGTAGCAAATTAA
- a CDS encoding TonB C-terminal domain-containing protein, with protein sequence MANYSNFTGVKYDNFKSFLIALFVYLLVIFVLLYQISKPQEKFKKYTDNPNDYMDVTFDFEIDDKLPSAPEIAKETKQGEFDNKNVKDVPEDKIKTTAQVVPPPPVQAKPKEPEKPKEEPKPEPKKDEPKAEPKKEELKPEPKLEDKPSEKVVEKKEEAKPEPKKEEKPSLSDLFSDTTKDNKKLEESAKASDAVQSNKKSDKETATSSAKDKAASKNAVVKSDKLGGRTQRTGEYNAYYGAIEKKLQVLWSRYVATAKDDARIKIVFSADGRVADYTIVELGRETEFNQKLRDFLDNLSTQSFPKSPDGASHEIDTRMSDVMKTN encoded by the coding sequence ATGGCTAATTATTCAAATTTTACGGGGGTTAAATACGATAATTTTAAATCGTTTTTAATCGCCCTTTTTGTCTATCTGCTGGTGATTTTTGTTCTTTTATATCAAATTTCAAAGCCGCAGGAAAAATTTAAAAAATATACTGACAATCCCAACGATTATATGGATGTTACTTTTGATTTCGAAATAGATGATAAACTTCCGTCCGCGCCTGAAATCGCTAAAGAAACAAAGCAAGGCGAGTTTGACAATAAGAATGTTAAGGACGTGCCGGAGGATAAAATTAAGACTACGGCGCAAGTAGTTCCGCCACCTCCGGTGCAGGCAAAGCCGAAAGAGCCCGAAAAGCCGAAGGAAGAGCCGAAGCCGGAACCTAAAAAGGACGAGCCTAAAGCTGAGCCCAAAAAAGAGGAGCTCAAGCCCGAGCCTAAGTTGGAAGATAAACCTTCCGAAAAAGTAGTAGAGAAAAAAGAGGAAGCTAAGCCGGAGCCGAAAAAAGAGGAAAAACCGAGCTTGAGCGATCTTTTTTCAGATACGACTAAGGACAATAAGAAGCTTGAGGAGAGCGCTAAAGCTAGCGACGCCGTTCAGAGTAACAAAAAGTCCGATAAAGAAACCGCCACCTCTAGTGCTAAGGATAAAGCGGCATCTAAAAATGCCGTGGTTAAATCCGATAAGCTTGGCGGCAGGACGCAAAGGACGGGCGAGTATAACGCTTATTACGGCGCTATCGAGAAGAAGCTTCAAGTTCTATGGAGCAGATATGTGGCGACCGCGAAGGACGACGCAAGGATTAAGATAGTATTTAGCGCAGATGGACGAGTGGCGGATTATACTATTGTAGAGTTGGGGCGAGAGACTGAATTTAACCAGAAGTTGCGAGATTTTTTGGATAATCTATCGACTCAGAGCTTCCCGAAGTCTCCCGACGGAGCGTCGCATGAGATTGATACTAGGATGTCCGACGTGATGAAGACAAATTAG
- a CDS encoding biopolymer transporter ExbD encodes MYNFDENPELNITPLVDIMLVLLAILMVAQTAIIYDEKIELPSGSKAQVSENTAEFLLVRIGEDRKVYIDKSSMSLAEFPDNLVLLKGTGKYSLEKPVYIQADKRLVYDDVMFVLKSLKQAGFTKVALQTNG; translated from the coding sequence ATGTATAATTTCGACGAAAATCCAGAGCTAAATATCACTCCGCTCGTCGATATTATGCTTGTTTTGCTAGCGATTTTAATGGTCGCGCAAACGGCGATTATCTACGATGAAAAGATCGAACTGCCTAGTGGCTCAAAAGCACAGGTTTCGGAAAATACCGCGGAATTCTTGCTTGTGCGTATTGGCGAAGATCGCAAGGTTTATATTGACAAAAGCTCGATGAGCCTAGCTGAATTCCCGGATAATCTCGTGCTGCTTAAAGGCACCGGCAAGTATAGCTTGGAAAAACCCGTCTATATCCAAGCCGATAAGAGACTCGTTTACGACGATGTAATGTTTGTTTTAAAGAGCCTAAAGCAGGCGGGTTTTACAAAAGTCGCACTTCAAACAAATGGCTAA
- a CDS encoding MotA/TolQ/ExbB proton channel family protein — MLDLILSYFTRSTFITIFVLSWLSIYFIVTFTILISRFVGLSAWQHREAKALESLLMGGRISLSGSIFQKVNTDKISKEALEIYKGKAERDSTSGLTWLSIVASTSPFIGLFGTVVSILHTFSKLGGGNSGIDTIAPAISEALVATGCGIFVAIPAYTFSLLIKRKAYEVMSIINRTADILLFKANTGKAI; from the coding sequence ATGCTAGATCTAATTTTAAGTTATTTTACGAGAAGCACGTTTATTACGATATTTGTGCTTTCTTGGTTATCCATCTATTTTATCGTCACTTTTACGATTTTGATCTCTAGATTTGTAGGGCTTAGTGCGTGGCAACACCGCGAAGCAAAGGCACTCGAATCCTTGCTGATGGGCGGTAGGATTTCGCTTTCGGGCTCTATTTTTCAAAAAGTAAATACCGATAAAATTTCAAAAGAAGCCTTGGAAATTTATAAAGGTAAAGCCGAACGCGACTCCACTAGCGGGCTTACCTGGCTATCTATCGTTGCCTCCACTTCGCCATTTATCGGGCTATTTGGTACGGTTGTTAGTATACTTCACACATTTTCCAAGCTTGGCGGCGGAAATTCCGGCATCGACACCATCGCTCCTGCGATCAGCGAGGCGCTGGTTGCCACAGGATGTGGAATTTTTGTAGCGATCCCCGCATACACCTTTAGCTTACTTATAAAACGCAAAGCATACGAAGTTATGAGTATCATAAATCGTACGGCAGATATTTTGCTATTTAAAGCAAACACTGGAAAAGCTATTTAA
- the atpC gene encoding ATP synthase F1 subunit epsilon — translation MKEFLLLDIVTPEGMVFSGEVKSVQLPGITGEMGILPGHASLLTGLKDKSEGGVVEIVDKDGKKQLVLVNDGFLEVTEEKTTILATQAVAIGGDSESAVAKSLQRAKDMLASISSDAANSAAIMARVDEFARQS, via the coding sequence ATGAAAGAATTTTTGCTTTTAGATATCGTTACGCCCGAAGGGATGGTCTTTTCGGGTGAGGTCAAATCCGTCCAGCTCCCCGGCATTACTGGCGAAATGGGTATTTTGCCAGGGCATGCGAGCTTGCTAACGGGACTTAAAGACAAAAGCGAAGGTGGCGTCGTAGAGATCGTGGATAAAGATGGCAAAAAGCAGCTTGTTTTGGTAAACGATGGATTTTTGGAAGTTACAGAAGAAAAAACTACTATTCTAGCCACTCAAGCCGTGGCTATCGGAGGTGATAGCGAAAGCGCCGTAGCGAAGTCTTTGCAGCGCGCCAAAGATATGCTTGCGTCCATTAGCTCCGATGCGGCAAATTCCGCAGCGATTATGGCTAGAGTCGACGAATTCGCAAGGCAAAGTTAA